In one window of Drosophila ananassae strain 14024-0371.13 chromosome XR, ASM1763931v2, whole genome shotgun sequence DNA:
- the LOC6505254 gene encoding uncharacterized protein LOC6505254 isoform X1, with translation MRLTGGGSCARGKINSVSKMINNVDNRSTSASLDDNDDYDDEEYDTSGGGGGGGEAREKAMIKDLIEAKKKRYQEESGMTARNSRAGSRSEASKDPSDIDNIWKNNTSEYKPASPRYILSQFGKNVVIDRLADEDDPSLTNGGDGGGGGGGSGTQKVSSKFAVTPVKLPKTNIARLEVAFERSNRDPVSTSSSGGQTHSRKRKRGGALSMGNENDGPGTSSTEDTSSSSLGEDEEEDEDDDDDEELDETDTEDSGSGETVCQAEPVTDCSQSADGSGLGVGYSPRLAGGAEKRTGPGSGSVSDTETLVGDESRSRLACGGHHQQHGEYSTHAGMTAPGPAKMRQPQGRPPNRSVPYTHAATVAAAAASAAAAARGRHRDIESFQASLIQDPDSRVAGGMVMGMGMGSGAGTGTGTGTSSTISTSTPGGGSSGGMGNSVFRLSKEQQQQHQQQLLPPGLIPMASQETTGTTTTTSTNQDTTTSSQSFLSSDLTQAQFSRSAVGGARFVTNCHPMNPEEYDGLEFESRFESGNLAKAVQITPTYYELYLRPDLYTSRSKQWFYFRVRRTRRKMLYRFSIVNLVKSDSLYNDGMQPVMYSTLGAKEKSEGWRRCGDNICYYRNDDESAGNSANEDEEDNSTYTLTFTIEFEHDDDTVFFAHSYPYTYSDLQDYLMEIQRHPVKSKFCKLRLLCRTLAGNNVYYLTVTAPSSNEENMRRKKSIVVSARVHPSETPASWMMKGLMDFITGDTTVAKRLRHKFIFKLVPMLNPDGVIVGNTRNSLTGKDLNRQYRTVIRETYPSIWYTKAMIRRLIEECGVAMYCDMHAHSRKHNIFIYGCENKRNPEKKLTEQVFPLMLHKNSADRFSFESCKFKIQRSKEGTGRIVVWMLGITNSYTIEASFGGSSLGSRKGTHFNTQDYEHMGRAFCETLLDYCDENPNKVKRHAKLFRQIKKIRKREKREQKALKLQKMADQDRLRSKIIERLMREGSSADEPLNIPLSDYSSDEGNCSSSSDNEGKHSITASDLEGPCCAPTRAPPSSPEVIHEIRKFRMRRMRKVMHELDRIYFTPLFQRKFKTLTTLKRRRHKLGCKTAVPPKRLKAGAAGDATPGGTAAPSESGAVQQQQLAPQPQQQQLPQQSALQQRKQLGVRNLPPKRTHQMVSTASSESSESGDSDSESQRDQDSSASTNVSGASVGLEAKRKHKATGPKKSGKKKKFMPTEKKKTVVNQKLHVDRNFRLWLANRRIYIYRRKKVTTQARRTRVRNKPPKKRGEVVRTTLDLPTTDPGSDLHFSTDDEEHSPASGHNGYGAVAPLRHTLLQSDLQRRYIEEIGDTVVQKPKPANMPPELIVTTPSKSGTPGGGKKLDVYKLTPRTAPELEGGGGHHMNAILHRQGGGVVAGGTSARRTYSWHNLDQQDIPSGSGGQNKANFFMGGDAKPTMKAMPKPPPRRSVPSNFIPQRHGANGPSADDLQLKLSLKKKVWTGAHGEPDGRPLAWYKGHSIPGPQMQGANTAGVGVRSAGGGGGGNVGSGHGRSMYTASGREAAAVAAASGGMAMGVPPAFMGAPRKPRKLEQVDLFNACSQKLLLWQQQEETKRNHPHPSQRLMKVEDQQQQHQHHQREREREREQHQRDMMRAFKPMQLSKKAMGQGHAKAMQQGMVGESGGKVKRKSSSLMKIAETTQLVTRFARNRSSAGGSAVQQQQQQPGQQSQMPMHQQRIMFKGGAGGAMAGRMHSAGVLGGGGGGVRAPNKFKTGGLVITAVQQPANVPGGSSRRMRNAAGLHAKSSTGIVGSGSGSGTMHFQTTRGSGGNMPLANKSSTAITLDTVNLVRKVKTKLKKRKSRTLSTGAPK, from the exons ATGCGATTGACGGGGGGCGGGAGCTGTGCCCGCGGCAAGATCAACAGCGTCTCCAAAATGATCAACAATGTGGACAATAGATCCACCAGTGCCTCCTTGGACGACAACGATGACTACGATGATGAGGAGTATGACACGAGTGGAGGAGGCGGCGGAGGGGGTGAGGCCAGGGAGAAGGCCATGATCAAGGATCTCATCGAGGCGAAGAAGAAGCGCTACCAGGAGGAGTCGGGCATGACGGCCAGGAACTCCCGGGCGGGGAGCCGTTCGGAGGCCAGCAAGGATCCCAGCGACATCGACAACATCTGGAAGAACAACACCAGCGAGTACAAGCCCGCCTCTCCGCGCTACATCCTCAGCCAGTTTGGCAAGAACGTGGTCATCGACCGGCTAGCGGATGAGGACGATCCCTCCCTAACAAACGGAGGCGATGGCggcggtggaggaggaggatctGGAACCCAAAAGGTATCAAGCAAGTTCGCAGTTACCCCCGTCAAGTTGCCCAAAACGAACATAGCCCGCTTGGAGGTGGCCTTCGAGCGGAGCAATCGCGACCCAGTCTCCACCTCGTCCTCGGGCGGCCAGACCCACTCCCGGAAACGTAAACGCGGGGGTGCCCTTAGCATGGGGAATGAAAACGATGGTCCCGGTACCAGCAGCACCGAGGATACCAGCAGCTCCAGTCTCGgggaggacgaggaggaggacgaagacgatgacgatgacgaggaGTTGGACGAGACCGATACGGAGGATTCCGGTAGCGGTGAGACGGTCTGCCAGGCCGAGCCCGTAACcgattgcagtcagtccgctGACGGATCGGGGCTAGGAGTTGGCTACTCGCCCAGATTGGCAGGCGGGGCCGAGAAGCGCACTGGTCCTGGTTCCGGTTCCGTTTCGGACACGGAGACTCTGGTGGGGGACGAGAGCAGGAGCAGGCTAGCAT GCGGGggccaccaccagcagcatgGGGAGTACTCCACCCATGCCGGAATGACAGCGCCAGGGCCGGCAAAGATGCGCCAGCCGCAGGGACGACCGCCTAACCGGTCAGTGCCCTACACCCATGCGGCCACAgtggcggcagcggcagcctCCGCGGCGGCAGCGGCCAGGGGTCGACATCGCGACATAGAAAGCTTCCAGGCTTCGCTGATTCAAGACCCAGACTCAAGAGTAGCCGGCGGCATGGTGatgggcatgggcatggggAGTGGAGCAGGCACTGGCACCGGCACTGGCACTTCCAGCACCATTAGCACCTCGACACCGGGTGGGGGCAGTAGTGGTGGCATGGGGAACAGCGTTTTCCGGCTGAgcaaggagcagcagcagcagcatcagcaacagctGCTGCCGCCCGGATTGATTCCGATGGCCAGCCAGGAAACGACTGGAACAACAACCACGACCAGTACTAACCAGGATACGACCACCTCGTCGCAATCCTTTCTTTCCTCCGATTTAACCCAAGCACAGTTCAGCCGATCGGCGGTGGGCGGTGCCCGGTTCGTCACCAACTGCCATCCGATGAATCCAGAGGAGTACGACGGCCTGGAGTTCGAGTCGCGCTTCGAGAGCGGCAACCTGGCCAAGGCGGTGCAGATCACGCCCACCTACTACGAGCTCTACCTGCGTCCCGATCTCTACACCAGCCGGTCGAAGCAATGGTTCTACTTCCGTGTCCGACGCACCCGGCGTAAGATGCTCTACCGCTTCTCGATCGTGAATCTGGTCAAGTCCGATAGCCTCTACAACGACGGCATGCAGCCGGTGATGTACTCGACGCTGGGCGCCAAAGAGAAGAGCGAGGGCTGGCGGCGATGCGGCGACAACATCTGCTACTATCGCAACGATGATGA GAGTGCTGGGAATAGCGCCAACGAGGATGAGGAGGACAACTCCACCTACACTCTAACCTTCACCATCGAGTTCGAGCACGACGACGATACGGTATTCTTTGCGCACAGCTACCCGTACACATACAGCGACCTGCAGGACTACCTCATGGAGATCCAACGCCATCCGGTCAAGTCAAAGTTCTGCAAACTGCGCCTCCTCTGCCGCACCCTGGCGGGCAACAATGTGTACTATCTGACTGTGACAGCGCCCTCTAGCAACGAGGAGAATATGCGG CGAAAAAAATCGATAGTGGTGTCGGCGAGAGTTCATCCCAGCGAGACACCGGCGTCGTGGATGATGAAGGGTCTGATGGACTTCATCACCGGTGACACAACGGTGGCCAAGCGACTGCGCCACAAGTTCATATTCAAGCTGGTGCCGATGCTGAATCCGGACGGAGTCATTGTGGGCAACACCCGTAACTCGCTGACGGGCAAGGATCTGAACCGTCAGTACCGTACGGTTATCCGCGAGACATATCCATCCATTTGGTATACCAAAGCCATGATTAGAAG ACTGATTGAGGAATGCGGCGTGGCCATGTACTGTGATATGCACGCACACTCACGCAAACACAACATATTCATATATGGCTGTGAGAACAAGCGCAACCCAGAGAAGAAGCTCACCGAGCAGGTCTTTCCCCTGATGTTGCACAAAAACAGTGCGGATCGG TTCTCATTTGAGAGCTGCAAGTTCAAGATCCAACGAAGCAAGGAGGGCACCGGCCGCATCGTTGTCTGGATGCTGGGCATCACCAATAGCTACACGATCGAGGCCTCCTTCGGCGGCTCCTCCCTGGGATCGCGTAAGGGGACACACTTTAACACGCAG GATTACGAGCACATGGGACGAGCATTTTGTGAGACACTTTTGGACTACTGCGATGAGAATCCGAACAAAGTAAAGCGGCACGCAAAGTTGTTTAGACAAATCAAAAAGATAAGAAAACGCGAGAAACGCGAACAGAAAGCATTGAAATTACAGAAAATGGCCGATCAG GACAGACTACGATCCAAAATCATCGAAAGACTGATGCGAGAAGGCTCTAGTGCCGACGAGCCATTAAATATACCTTTGTCAGATTACTCAAG CGATGAGGGCAATTGCAGCTCGAGTTCCGATAACGAGGGCAAGCACTCGATAACAGCCTCCGATTTGGAGGGCCCTTGTTGTGCGCCCACCCGAGCACCGCCCAGTTCGCCAGAGGTGATCCACGAGATACGCAAG TTCCGCATGCGACGCATGCGCAAAGTGATGCACGAGCTGGACAGGATCTACTTTACGCCCCTGTTCCAACGCAAATTCAAAACGCTGACCACTCTGAAACGGCGGCGCCACAAGCTGGGCTGCAAGACGGCCGTGCCACCCAAGCGCTTGAAAGCTGGCGCCGCTGGAGATGCCACGCCGGGTGGAACAGCTGCCCCCAGTGAGTCCGGGGCagtccagcagcagcaactggcGCCACAAccccaacagcagcaactgccACAGCAGTCGGCGCTCCAACAACGCAAGCAACTGGGCGTGAGGAACCTGCCGCCGAAAAGGACCCATCAGATGGTGTCCACGGCCAGTTCGGAGAGTTCCGAAAGCGGAGACTCCGACTCCGAGTCGCAGCGGGATCAGGACTCGAGTGCCAGCACCAATGTCAGCGGCGCCAGTGTCGGGCTGGAGGCGAAGCGGAAGCACAAGGCCACCGGGCCCAAGAAATCGGGCAAGAAGAAGAAGTTCATGCCCACCGAAAAGAAGAAGACGGTGGTCAACCAGAAGCTCCATGTGGACCGCAACTTCCGGCTGTGGCTGGCCAATCGACGAATCTACATCTATCGCCGTAAAAAGGTG ACCACGCAGGCGCGCCGCACCCGGGTGAGGAACAAGCCGCCCAAGAAACGCGGCGAGGTGGTACGCACCACATTGGACTTGCCCACCACGGATCCGGGCTCGGATCTGCACTTCTCCACCGACGACGAGGAGCACTCGCCGGCATCCGGCCATAATGGCTACGGAGCAGTGGCTCCACTCCGGCACACACTGCTGCAGAGCGATCTCCAGAGGCGCTACATCGAGGAGATTGGCGACACAGTGGTCCAGAAGCCGAAGCCGGCGAACATGCCGCCAGAGCTGATAGTGACCACGCCCTCGAAGAGCGGCACGCCGGGCGGCGGCAAGAAACTGGATGTCTACAAGCTGACGCCGCGCACGGCCCCTGAGCTGGAGGGAGGCGGTGGCCACCACATGAACGCCATATTGCACCGACAGGGCGGTGGCGTCGTAGCGGGCGGAACTTCGGCCCGACGCACCTACTCCTGGCACAACCTCGACCAGCAGGACATACCCAGCGGCAGTGGAGGTCAGAACAAGGCCAACTTCTTTATGGGCGGCGACGCCAAGCCCACCATGAAGGCGATGCCCAAGCCGCCACCCAGAAG GAGCGTTCCGAGCAACTTTATCCCCCAGCGACATGGCGCCAACGGGCCCAGTGCCGATGACTTGCAACTGAAGCTGTCGCTCAAGAAGAAGGTCTGGACGGGGGCACACGGAGAGCCGGACGGACGGCCGCTGGCCTGGTACAAGGGACACTCGATACCCGGTCCTCAGATGCAGGGCGCCAACACAGCTGGCGTCGGAGTCCGCAGTGCAGGTGGCGGAGGCGGTGGCAACGTGGGCAGTGGCCATGGCCGGAGCATGTACACCGCCAGTGGCCGGGAGGCGGCCGCTGTGGCAGCTGCCTCCGGAGGAATGGCCATGGGCGTGCCGCCGGCATTTATGGGAGCGCCGCGAAAGCCCCGGAAGCTGGAGCAAGTGGATCTGTTCAA TGCCTGCTCCCAGAAGCTGCTACtgtggcagcagcaggaggagACGAAGCGCAACCACCCGCATCCTTCCCAGCGCCTGATGAAGGTGGAggaccagcagcaacagcaccagcaccaccaacGCGAACGAGAGCGAGAACGCGAGCAGCACCAGCGGGACATGATGCGGGCCTTCAAGCCGATGCAGCTGTCCAAGAAGGCGATGGGCCAGGGCCATGCCAAGGCCATGCAACAGGGCATGGTGGGCGAGTCGGGCGGCAAGGTGAAGCGCAAGTCCAGCAGCCTGATGAAGATAGCGGAGACCACACAGCTGGTCACGCGGTTCGCCCGAAATCGCAGCAGTGCTGGCGGATCCGCcgttcagcagcagcagcagcagccaggaCAGCAATCCCAGATGCCGATGCATCAGCAGAGGATCATGTTCAAGGGCGGAGCCGGTGGCGCCATGGCCGGACGAATGCATTCCGCCGGAGTGCTGggcggaggcggcggcggagtACGGGCTCCGAATAAATTCAAAACCGGCGGCCTGGTGATCACGGCCGTCCAACAGCCGGCCAATGTGCCCGGTGGCAGCTCCCGGCGGATGCGAAATGCTGCCGGCCTGCATGCCAAGAGCAGTACGGGCATCGTGGGCTCAGGCTCCGGTTCCGGAACAATGCATTTCCAGACAACGCGTGGCAGCGGCGGCAACATGCCCCTGGCCAACAAATCCTCCACGGCCATCACCCTGGACACCGTCAATCTCGTCCGCAAGGTGAAGACCAAGCTGAAGAAGCGCAAATCCCGGACACTGTCGACCGGAGCGCCCAAGTAA